GGGTCGGCGTTCGGATGATTTTGGAGTCATGCAGTACTGTAGAAGAAGCGTCTTATATGCTGCGCCATATTCCCCATGCGGCGTGTTATAACTTTTCAATAGGGGATGCACGAGGGAACATTGCCGTTGTGGAAGCAAGTCCGGATCAAGTGATTACCCGTGCGGGTGAGGCGGCGGTGATCGCCTGCGTTAACCATTATGAGGCTTTGACGGGCAAAAACAGGCCATCCATCGAGCATTCCCTTCGGCGTAAACGTTATATCGATAGCTTGGATGCTGAACAGTTAACCCAAACCGAGGTTTTCGGTTTGTTTAAGGACCGAAAGTCCCCGTTATTTTTTACGGATTACGACGATTTGTTCGGAACGCTGCATACCTTTTCGTACGCCTTCGAAGAAGGAAGGGTCATGACATCGCTTGCTCAGGGGCGCGTGCTTGATTTTTCGTTCAGGGATTGGGTCGAAGGCAAGGATCTTCAGGAGGCAACACTGACTGGGCATATCGATTGACAATAAATCTATCAGAGAAGCGCTTCTTCCTAGGCGAAGAAGCGTTTTTTTGTGCTGCTAGGGCTATTTCGAATTTGGAACATTCTGTGACATTGCCACCCGCGGGGGTGGCTGCGTTTTCTTTGGCCGATTTGTTTGTGCTACACTGATTTTAAAGGATCATTTCATTGAATGAACGTCAGAAAACAAGGAGTCTAACAACGGTAAAGACACAAACAAGAGGTTTAGCACAGTCACGACAGATGCCGAAGTTCGTATCCAATCACGGTGAACGGCGCTCTGGCTTAAGCACCGGATAAGTCCTCTTTTGGGTTACATTAGTTTACATAACGATTTTAGCCGATATTGCAACCATGAGTTGGGAGTGGGGTACACATGGCTTTTGTGAGCATGAAGGATGAATATAAGCGCTACCGAATGGGAGAGACCACGATTGTAGCCAATGATGGAATCAACCTGGAGATTGAAAAAGGCGAGTTTGCGATCATTGTCGGTCCCAGCGGTGCAGGCAAATCCACGGTGCTGAATATATTGGGCGGCATGGATACGGCGGATGAGGGACAAGTACTCGTGGATGGAACGGATATTTCAAGGTTTAACAGCAAGGAGTTGACCGGCTATCGGCGAAATGACGTCGGATTTGTGTTTCAATTTTATAACCTGGTTCCCAATCTGACGACAAAAGAAAATGTGGAGCTGGCTTCGCAGATTTCTCCTCGGGCCCTGGACGCAGAGCAAGTATTGCGGGATGTCGGCCTGGGTAATCGTCTGAACAATTTTCCGGCACAGCTGTCCGGCGGAGAACAGCAGCGGGTAGCGATTGCCAGGGCACTCGCCAAGCAGCCGAAGCTGCTTCTCTGCGATGAACCCACTGGTGCGCTTGATTATCATACGGGGAAGCAGGTGCTTAAGCTGCTCCAAGACACTTGCCGCCATACCGGAACGACGGTTATCGTCATTACGCATAATTCTGCCCTGACGCCGATGGCGGATCGGGTCATCGAGATCAACAATGCCAAGGTCCGAAACATGGTTTTGAATCCGAACCCCGTTTCTGTAGACAACATCGAGTGGTAGGGAGACATATATTATGAAGAAAAGAGCGTTGTGGACTGATATTTTCCGGGAAATAACGCGGACAAAAGCTCGGTTTCTGTCCATTTTTGCCATTATTATGCTCGGCGTCGGTTTTTTTGCGGGGATAAAAGCCACGGGTCCGGATATGCTGGACACAGCGGATCACTACTATAGCGATTTAAAGCTGATGGATCTTAAGGTTCAGTCCACCTTGGGTCTCGAACAAAGCGATATCGAGAAGCTGAAGTTGATTGCCGGAGTGGATGAGGTTCAACCTGGCTATAGTGCAGACGTATTTCTCGGTGACAGCGGGCGGATCGCGAAGGTCCTCTCCTATGACCCAGGAAATAATCTGAATCAATACGTGCTTACAGAAGGTCGAATGCCGGAGGCCGCTGGAGAGATCGTCATCGACGCGGGAGATCGGGGGAACGAATTTAAACTGGGGGATCAGATTACCTTTACCAATCCGGATGAGGAAGTCAATCTCAAGAAAACGTTTGACCACCTCACTTATACGGTCGTGGGAAGGGCGAAGAGTCCGCTGTTCATCAGCAGCATGAGCCGGGGAACGAGCGGCATCGGCAAGGGGACTGCGGATGTGTTCGCCGTTATACCGGAGCAGGACTTTAAACTACCTGTATATACGGAAGCCTACCTGACCTTCCAGGACACCGCTGAATCAGCTCCCTATACGCCTGAGTATGACGAGAAGATCAAACGGCACAAAGAAGCGGTAGAACTGGCACTGAAGACCATGCCCCGGGAGCGGCTGGCAGAGATTCGTGCCGAGGGGCAGAAGAAGCTGAATGAGGCATTGGACAAAATCAAGGATGCCAAGAAGCAGCTGACCGATGCGGAGCAGGAGTTAAAGGGAGCGAAAATCAAGCTGAATGAAGGAGAGCAATCCTACCGCGATGGCGTGAATAAACTTCAAACCGAGCTGGCACAGGGACAAGCCAAGCTGGATGCCACGGCAAGAAAGCTTGCCCAGGGCAGAGCGGAGCTGAAGCGGAATCATCAGCAGTTGGAACAGGGACAGTCCCAGCTTAAGACAGGTCAAAGTCAACTGGATCAACAAAAGTTGGAGCTTGCGCCAAAGCTGGCACAAGGGCAGCAATTGGCGAAGGCGCTGCAGCAAATCTCCGGTTTAGATCCGAAAGACATACCGGAAGAACAGAGGCAAGAGCTGCTTTCAGCGGCTCAGGCAGCAGATCCGAAGCTGGGAGCAGCCACTGCGGGTTACATGGAGGGAGCATTGGATGGAGCTGCTTTGCAAAAGGCTGCTTCTGCGTTCCAGAGCGGTTTAAACGCAGCTTCGCAACAGATGGATCACGCTCAGCAGAAGCTGGATGCAAGCCGGGCACAACTAAAAGAAGGTGAGGCCAAGCTTCGGGAAGCCGAGCGTCAGCTCGTGCAGGGTGAAGCTTCGTTGAAGCAAGGAACGGAGGAGCTTGCTGCTGCTAAGCAGGCAGGGGAAGCCAAACTCGCAGATGCGAAAGCGGAGCTTAGCCAAGGACAGGAGAAATACCAGGAGGGTTTAAAGAAATTTAATGAAGAAAAAGCAAAGGCTGAGCGAGAAATCGCCGATGGCGAGAAGGAAGTGGCGGAGGGACAGAAGGAGCTGGAACAGCTTGAGCTGCCCAAAGTCTACGTCATGGACCGCAGCGTCAATCCGGGCTATACCGAGTACAGCGATAATGCGGACCGCTTATCTTCCATTGCAACGGCATTCCCGGTATTCTTTTTCCTGATCGCCGCCCTCGTCAGCCTGACAACGATGACTCGTATGGTTGAGGAGCAGCGGCTGCAGATTGGGACCTTGAAAGCACTTGGATACAGCAATCGGGATGTGATGAAAAAATTCCTGGTGTATTCGACGCTGGCAAGTGTTGCGGCCTCAGCAGCCGGACTGGGTATCGGCTTCACCTTGTTTCCCGCTATTATCTATGATGCTTACGGCGCTTTATACAACCTGCCGGATGTGAGAACGCGATTTTATCTCAGCTACAGCATCATCTCGATCATCGTGGCCGTGCTCTGTACGACCATGACCGCTTATGTGGCGACGCGGGTGGAACTTCGAAGCAACGCTTCGGTCCTGATGCGCCCCAGAGCCCCAAAGAACGGATCCCGCATATGGCTGGAGCGAGTTCCTTGGGTGTGGAACCGGCTCGGCTTTATTGGAAAAGTCACCGCCCGTAATTTGTTCCGCTACAAGCAGCGGATGTTTATGACCGTTTGCGGCGTTGCCGGCTGCACGGCCCTGATACTGACCGGTTTCGGTCTCAAGGATTCCATCGGGGATATCGCGCCGCTGCAATACGGAAAGATTATGCAGCATCAGGCGACCGTTGTATTCCAAGACGATAACGGCGATAACGGCATGCTGGAGGATTATAACAAGCGCATTGCGGAAACGCCGGAGATTACGGGGATTTTAAATGTGACGCAAGAGGCGATGACTGCGGCCGCCCCCGGGGTGAATACTCAGGATGTGAGTTTGTTCGTGCCGCAATCGCCAGATGAGATCGATTCGTTTATCATCCTGAAATCCCGTGGGCAGGAGCAGACGCTGTCCCTGACGGATGACGGTGCGATCATTACCGAGAAGCTCGCCAAACTGTTTGATCTCAAGATTGGCAGTACCTTCACCGTACAGAACAGCGACAACGATCCCTTTGAAATACGTGTAGCCGGGATAACGGAGAACTATGCCATGCACTACGTCTATATGACGCCGCTGTATTACGAAGAGATTTTTGATGCAGGGCCGGAAGTGAACAGTCAATTGCTGACGTATGACAACCACGATCACAATCCGGAGTGGGAAGACCAGCTTGGAGAATCGTTAACCGCAAGCCAGCGGGTGGCAATGGTCAGCTTCACGAGCGGGGTAAGCGACGCTTTCAGTGATACGATGGACAGCATGAACGTCGTGGTGGTTGTCCTGATTGTATCTGCTGCGGCACTTGCGTTTGTCGTGCTGTACAATCTGACGAATATTAACGTATCCGAGCGGATACGGGAGCTGTCAACGATCAAGGTGCTTGGCTTCTATGATAAGGAAGTAACCATGTACATCTATCGCGAAAATATGATTCTGACCGCGCTGGGGATTATAGCGGGCAGTCTGGGTGGCGTGTTCCTGCACCGGTTCGTGCTACTAACCGCAGAAGTGGATGCGATGATGTTCAGTCCCGCGATCCATGGAATCAGTTACGGCTATGCGGCACTGCTGACGCTGTTGTTCTCGGCCATTGTGATGGCCTCCATGCATTACAAGCTAAAGCGGATTGATATGATTGAAGCGCTGAAATCGGTGGAATAGCTATATGTTTCAACAAGAGAGCCCTATTCGAGAGGAGACAATCCTGAAGAATAGGCTCTTTTTTTCATCTCCTTTGCAATGCTTCCTACACAAGCCAGGAGTTGCGATTTGGAATGTGAATTACTGTGATTTTTTAATCAGTCGGTAAGTTCTAGGAGAAAATATATTATAATAGACATATCGAGCTCTTGTACGAACTAATATTGCTACTACATGAAGACCAGTGGGTAATTGATGTATGAACATGATAAAGGTCTTCAGCCTCGGAGGAATGCTTATGGGAATGGTTTTCTCGATCTTGAAAAAGTACCGCGTCGCAGCGATTGCGGCACTGGTCATGATGCTGATTGAGCTCACCGTTGAGCTGATTCAGCCGCTGCTCATCTCTAAAATCATTGACGACGGCATACAGAAACAGGATTTGTCCGTTGTCTGGATGTGGGGAGCCGTTTTAACTGGAAGCGCTATTATTGCCTTTATAGCGGGAATATCCAGCTCTTTTTTTGCGGCGCATACGAGTCAGGGACTCGGCTATGATCTGCGTGATCAGCTGTATGAAAAGGTGCAGTCTTTCTCTTATTCGATATTTAACCGGTTTGCTACCTCATCTTTGATTACCAGACTTACAGGGGACGTCACCCAGATTCAGGATACGGTGTTCATGGGCTTGCGGTTTATGACGCGCGTTCCGCTCGTTGTGCTGGGAAGCATCATCATGGCATTGGTGGTGAATGTGAAGCTGGGCTTGCTGCTTGTCCTTACCGTGCCATTATTGTTTATTTTTATCGCTTGGATTATGAAGCGGGCAGCGGATGCGTTCCGCCATGTACAGCAGCGACTGGATGCGGTGAACGGCGTCATTCAGGAGAATCTGACCGGGATTCGGTTGATACGCGTATTCGTAAGGATGGGACACGAAATTGAACGCTTTGCCCGTACCTCTGGCAAGCTGATGAGCACCACGGTCTCGACCTTGCGATTAACGGAGACAACGATGCCGTTTATTCTTCTCATAATGAATGCAGGGATTATGGCGGTCCTGTGGTTCGGCCGCAAAGACATCGCGTCCGGCAGTGCCAGCGTCGGCGAAGTGGTTGCCGTAGTCAATTATTCCCTGCGTTGTATTGGTGCCATGTCCGCCCTGTCCTGGGTTGTCGTTGCCTTCTCCCGGGGACGCGCTTCCGCACAGCGGACGCAAGAGGTGTTAAATACGGAAGAGGATGCAGCAAGCGCGGCCAAGGATAAGAATAAAAAGGTTCAAATTCAAGGCGGCGTGAAGTTCGAGCAAGTGAGTTTTAGCTATCCGGGCAGCGACATCGACGTGCTGACGGATATTTCCTTTGAAGCGAGGCCCGGAGAGCGGATCGCGATTATGGGAGCAACTGGTTCCGGCAAGTCTTCATTAGTACAGCTGATTCCACGGCTTTACGAGGAAGAGAAGGGAACAGTACGCGTAGACGGAATGGACGCCGGATCGATCGATGAGGTAAATCTGCGCAGCAGCATCGGTTATGTGCCGCAGGAAGTGCTGCTCTTCTCCGGTACGGTGCGGGAGAATATTGCCTGGGGACGCGAGGAGGCTTCCATGGAGGAAATTAAAGAAGCGGCGCGCAGAGCGCAAATCCACGATACCATTGAGCGTCTCCCTAACGGTTATGACACGATGCTGGGCCAGCGCGGGGTCAACTTGTCCGGGGGACAGAAGCAGCGCCTGTCCATTGCGCGGGCGCTTGTGCGAAAGCCCGCCATCCTTATTCTGGACGACAGCACCAGCGCCCTTGACGTCCGAACGGAAGGTGCTCTGCTGGATGCCCTGAAGGATTTGTCCTGTACGACGTTTTTGATCACGCAGAAGATCAGCTCGACCACTTCGGCTGATTTGATTCTGCTGCTGGACGATGGGCGTTTGATTGGAAAAGGGAACCACGAAGATTTGATGGAAAGTTCCTCTCTATATCGACGCATCTATGAATCCCAATACGGAGAGGAGGCGCAGCAGCATGCTCAAGGCATTCACTGAACCGTTTCGTCATCCGAGACCGAAGATTGATCTTGGCAAGAATAAGGATGGCGGCCAGGGGGGCAAGCCAAAGGCCAAGGCCAAAAACTGGTCGGGCACCCTCTCCAGAATATGGGCTTATCTCGCCCGCCGCAAAGGCAAGCTCGCACTCGTGCTGCTGATGGTGTTGATCAGCTCGGGCCTTGCATTGCTAGGTCCCTATCTGCTTGGCGTCGGCGTGGATAGATTTCTGGATGATGTGCGTAATCCGGACAGCTCCATCGACGCGGCCTGGTTGTATTTTCTCGTTGGCTTGGCCGCCGTCTATGTTCTTCAGGCTTTAACCACTTGGCTGCACAACGTCTGGATGATCGGAATCGCCCAAGAGACGGTGTACCGGATGCGGATGGATCTGTTCACGCATCTGCACCGGCTTCCGATCCCGTTCTACGGCAAACGCCAGCAGGGTGAGATCATGAGCCGCCTAACGAATGATATCGAGAACGTGAGCTCAACGCTCAACAGCTCAGCGATTCAAATTTTCTCGAGCGTGTTGACCTTAATCGGCACATTAACCGTCATGTTATGGCTTAGTCCGCTCCTTACGCTGCTGACATTCCTGGTCGTGCCTCTGATGATGATGGGGATGCGCTGGATTACCCGGCGGACCGGTCCCTTGTTTAAGGAGCGTCAACGCAACCTGGGGGATCTGAACGGGTATATTGAAGAAACGCTGTCGGGGCAGCGGATTATTAAGGCTTTTTCCCAGGAAGAACGGGTTGTCCGCGAATTCGATGAGCGCAATCAACGGATTCGTCTGTCGGGCTTCTGGGCGCAGAGCATATCAGGCTTCATTCCGAAGCTGATGAACGGGCTCAACAACTTGAGCTTTGCGATCGTAGCAGGCATCGGCGGCATCATGGCGATTCAGGGGCATATTACGATCGGCGTCATCATTATATTTGAGAGTTATGCAAGGCAGTTTACGAGACCGCTGAACGATCTCGCAAACCAATGGAATACGCTGCTGTCTGCCATTGCGGGGGCGGAACGCGTATTCGAGGTGCTGGATGAAGAGGTTGAAGCGAAGGACGAAGGAGCTGCTGTCACGCTGAAGAGCGTGGAGGGCGCGGTGAAGTTCGACAACGTCTCGTTTTCTTATGAGAAAGACGGAGACACACTGGAAGGAATCAGCTTTGAAGCAAAACCCGGCGAGATGATTGCGCTGGTCGGTCCGACCGGTGCGGGGAAAACGACGTTAATTCAGCTGCTCTCCCGGTTTTACGATCCGGACAGTGGAAGGATTACCCTCGACGGGCGGGATATTTCTTCGATCCGCAGGGAGAGTCTGCGCTCGCAGATGGCTTTTGTGCTGCAGGATTCCTTCCTCTTCCAGGGCACGATCCGTGAGAACATCCGCTTCGGACGGCTGGATGCCAGCGATGAGGAAGTGGAAGAAGCCGCGAAATTGGCCAATGCCCACTCGTTTATCGTGCGGATGAAGGATGGTTATGACAAGAAACTCAAGCCTGACGGCAGCGGCATCAGTCAAGGACAGAAGCAGCTGCTTGCCATCGCGAGGGCGATTCTGGCCAACCCTTCCATGCTGGTGCTGGATGAAGCGACAAGCAGCATCGATACCGTAACGGAAATCAAAATCCAGGAAGGATTGCAGCGATTGATGAAAGGGCGGACGAGCTTTGTCATTGCCCACCGTTTAAACACGATCCGCTCGGCGGACCGCATCCTGGTGCTCAAGGATGGACGCTTATTAGAGCAGGGCTCCCATGATGAGCTGCTGAAGCAGGGAGGATTCTACAGCGACCTGTATTACGGCCAGCTGAAACGGGCGGCTATGTAAAATAGAATTAAAACCACCGGAGAGGCTTAAAGAAGCCGATTACTCCGGTGGTTTTTCCTTTTAAGCTTGGTAAATATCTCTTGTCCTCGTCTTATTTAGAGCTCGTAGTTTGAAGCTGCAGTTTACGCTGCCCCGCGGCTTTACCAAATTGCAGCATGAATAGCAGAAGAACTCCAGCTTGCAAGGCAACCAGGACGATATAGATGTTGCTGTAGGTGGAGGCGCCCTGGAACAGGTTCAGCGGATTCCAGGAGCTGCCGGCGCCAAGATCGACGGCTTTGCCGTACACCCCCGTGGCGATCGCGCCGGACAGGAAGTTAAGCAGCGAGAACAATCCCATCCCGACACCGGCTTGCTCTTTGGGCAGCGACAATGAGATGGTCTTGGAGAGCGAGATTTGCATAAATATTTGACCTACATTGCCAAAGACCAGAATCAGCGCAATGAGGTATGGCGATACGCCCGCGAAGGTGGACAACAGGGCGAAACAGAGCAGAAGCAGGGTGGACGCTGTATAGAACAGATAACGCGTTCCCTTGGTGTCCGCGAGCTTGCCGCCTCTTCCGCCGAGTATGGCCGCAGCGACGGCTCCCGGCACCATAACAAATCCGATCCATCCCGGAGCCAAACCGTTAATATCCGCCAGCAGCTGCGGAGTAAGAAAAGGCAGGGCGTAACCGACACTCATGATGAATATGCCGAGGACCAGACCCACCGAATAGCTTTTGTTGCTGAATAAACGGGGCTGGACAAAAGGCTCTTTAGCCGATCGAATGCGCAGGAGGAACAACAGGAACAGCATGAAGCTGCCTACGCCGAATATCCATCCACTCTGCGTCACCGCAAGGAGCAGCAGCGCAACCGTTCCGGCGAGAAGACCGCCGCCGAGCCAATCGATTCGTCCACCCTGACCTTGTTCATTGCCCAAATATTTGCGGTACAGCGGCAAGGTAACAAGGATCAACAGCGGGATGCAGAAGAGCCATCTCCAGTGGAACACGCTGACGATCAGAGCCGAGACAACCGGCCCAATCGCACTTCCGATAGCGAGTCCGGTGGCGGTTATGCCGAGCGCGCGGCCCCGGCTTTCCGCAGGGAAATAGCGAACGGGAATGATCATGGCGGTTGCCGGAATGACGGCTGCCCCCGCAGCCTGGAGGATCCGCCCCAGCAGCACCATCCAGTAGGCTTGTGCCGCCAAACCTACAATAGAACCGACTAGGAAGAGAAGCAAACCGAAAGTGAGCAGATTTTTGAGTTTATAGGTGTCGGCCAATTTTCCATATAGGACAGAGCCTATGGCATAAATCAGCATGTAAATCGACGATACCCAGCTGACCTGGGCAAAGGAAAGCTGGAATTGCTTGCTGATTTCCGGAAGCACGATATTAAACATCGTTGCGCTCATTGATGAGAGAATCATCGTAAAGGCCAGAATGCGTATTAATTTTTCAGCAGATGGTGGTTGTTGCTGATGTTCGTTCATGTGATTTCCCCCTTTCCTTTGGTTACGATTTATTCTACAATCGATAGTTAATAAATAAAAATATATATTATGACATGCATTCATATACTCAAGGGTATCAATAAAGGAGGAAGAACATCGTGGAACTGCTTCAGCTGCATTATTTTCAGACGGTGGCCAGAATGGAGCATATGACCAAGGCTGCGAAGGAACTCCGAATTGCCCAGCCAGCGCTCAGCAAGACGATTGCCAGGTTAGAGGAAGATTTGGGTGTACAGCTATTTGATCGGCAGAATCGGCAAATCAAGCTCAATTCATTCGGGAAGGCTTTTCTGAAAAGCGTAGATACGGCATTGTCAGCGCTTGAGGAAGGGAAGAGAGAGGTGTCGGATTTGGCAGGTATGGAGCGGGGCAGCATCCGCATTGCAACGACGGCACTGCCTCGGCTGTCCAAAGCATTGGGAGCTTTCCGTGCGCGATATCCTGATGTGAATTTCCGCATTATCCAGATTCCGCCTGACTCGATGATGGAGATGGTGCAGATGCTGGAGAATGGTGAAGTTGATTTATGCTTTGCGGCTGCGGCATTGGATGATGACAAGTTTCGGGAAATCCCGGTGCTCCATGCCGAGGTGTTCTTGGCGGTACCCCACGGTCATCGATTGGCGGGCAGGAAGAGCATTTCCCTTCAGGACGTTGCGGGGGAAGCCTTCATCGAATACAAGGAAGGCCACCCGTTCCGTAAAATGAATGAGGAGTTCTGCCGATTGGCCGGGATCAGCCGGGATGTCGTCTGTGAAGTGGATGAACCTGCCGCTTTGGGAAGTCTGGTGGCCGCCGGGCTTGGAGCCGCATTTGTACCCGGGTGCAAAGGGGATGAAGAGCCGCCGTACGAGATGGTGCGTATCGAGAAACCTTCCTGCTACAGGACCTTCACTCTAGCGTGGCTGGAGCAGCGATATTTGTCCAAGGCCGCAAGAGAATTCCAGTCATTCCTGGTAGACTATTTCGGCGAGTTTCAGGAGCCGATGATGCATAGGGACGTGATCTGATAGATCACGTCTTATTTCCTGTCCCGGCGATCCCCTTCTACATAGGCCGGGCCTTCTACGCATACAGATAGATCAAGAACTTTCAAGGGAGGAATACGATGCTGGATCCAGTACTGACATCTCCGAATTTGAAGCTGTTTGCGGACTCGAACGACACTTTGAACTATAAACGCGATGCGGGAAATTACATAACCCAGGTGTTTGAAAATCAGATGCCGGCCATTGCCACAGGATTCTTCAACGTTCATATGACCAAAGGAATTATCATCCAGCCCCATTGGCATACGAATGTCGATGAGCTGGTGTTTGTCATCAGCGGCGAAGTGCTGACTTCCGTATTTAATCCCTTCACCCAGAAGCTGATGACCTACAAGCTAAAACCGGGACAGGTATCGATGTTACCAAAAGGCTGGTTCCACTGGATTCTGACGCTGAGCGACAAAGCCCATATTCTGACCATATTTGATAAGCCGACGCCGGATATCGTATATGGATCGGACTTCCTCAGGCATATTCCCAAGGAGATCTTGCATATCGCATACTGCGTGAATGAGGAGGATTACGCCAAAGCGGTTGCTCCGCTGAAGGAAACGGTCATATTGGGGCCACTGCCGGGCTGCGGCAAGCGGGACGACCATGCCCCCTACGTTGAATCGATTCAGCGGCAGCCGTTTGACCAGCCATTTCCGTTGAACGTACAGCAACCTTCGCCGCCTAGCTATTATGGATATGCACCATCGCCACCATCCTATCCATCGTATCCATACAATTATCAACAAGCGAGGATGCAGCAGTATGGCGTTTCCCCATCGTATTCCCCTTATTCACAGCCGCCATCGTATCCGCCGCAAGCTTCCTTCTCGCCACCCTATGCGCAACCGGCACCCTATGCACAACCGGTAACCTATTCGCAGCAGGCACATCAGCAATCGCCATTTTTCCAGCCGCAGCCCTTCCAGCAGCTTCAGTATCTGTACAAAACGAGTCCGGATCCAGAGTCTGTCTCTAGCCGTGGTCCTGAACCCGATACGGAAAATGGGCGAGAGGGCCAGTGACACCTTATGCTTGCGGTCTGTTATTGCAAGCAGTATAAGATGATGACGCCTGATCATTTATATGACGACTCCGAAGTCTTCAAACTCCCTTGGTGGTTTCTTTTAAAACCACCCCTCGGAGAAGAAGGCTTCTTTTTGTATCCCGGATCGTCCGTATATTTTCCTTCTGAAAAAAGCCTTGC
This Paenibacillus sp. JZ16 DNA region includes the following protein-coding sequences:
- a CDS encoding MFS transporter: MNEHQQQPPSAEKLIRILAFTMILSSMSATMFNIVLPEISKQFQLSFAQVSWVSSIYMLIYAIGSVLYGKLADTYKLKNLLTFGLLLFLVGSIVGLAAQAYWMVLLGRILQAAGAAVIPATAMIIPVRYFPAESRGRALGITATGLAIGSAIGPVVSALIVSVFHWRWLFCIPLLILVTLPLYRKYLGNEQGQGGRIDWLGGGLLAGTVALLLLAVTQSGWIFGVGSFMLFLLFLLRIRSAKEPFVQPRLFSNKSYSVGLVLGIFIMSVGYALPFLTPQLLADINGLAPGWIGFVMVPGAVAAAILGGRGGKLADTKGTRYLFYTASTLLLLCFALLSTFAGVSPYLIALILVFGNVGQIFMQISLSKTISLSLPKEQAGVGMGLFSLLNFLSGAIATGVYGKAVDLGAGSSWNPLNLFQGASTYSNIYIVLVALQAGVLLLFMLQFGKAAGQRKLQLQTTSSK
- a CDS encoding LysR family transcriptional regulator encodes the protein MELLQLHYFQTVARMEHMTKAAKELRIAQPALSKTIARLEEDLGVQLFDRQNRQIKLNSFGKAFLKSVDTALSALEEGKREVSDLAGMERGSIRIATTALPRLSKALGAFRARYPDVNFRIIQIPPDSMMEMVQMLENGEVDLCFAAAALDDDKFREIPVLHAEVFLAVPHGHRLAGRKSISLQDVAGEAFIEYKEGHPFRKMNEEFCRLAGISRDVVCEVDEPAALGSLVAAGLGAAFVPGCKGDEEPPYEMVRIEKPSCYRTFTLAWLEQRYLSKAAREFQSFLVDYFGEFQEPMMHRDVI
- a CDS encoding cupin domain-containing protein codes for the protein MLDPVLTSPNLKLFADSNDTLNYKRDAGNYITQVFENQMPAIATGFFNVHMTKGIIIQPHWHTNVDELVFVISGEVLTSVFNPFTQKLMTYKLKPGQVSMLPKGWFHWILTLSDKAHILTIFDKPTPDIVYGSDFLRHIPKEILHIAYCVNEEDYAKAVAPLKETVILGPLPGCGKRDDHAPYVESIQRQPFDQPFPLNVQQPSPPSYYGYAPSPPSYPSYPYNYQQARMQQYGVSPSYSPYSQPPSYPPQASFSPPYAQPAPYAQPVTYSQQAHQQSPFFQPQPFQQLQYLYKTSPDPESVSSRGPEPDTENGREGQ